From the Gossypium hirsutum isolate 1008001.06 chromosome A02, Gossypium_hirsutum_v2.1, whole genome shotgun sequence genome, the window CGAATTGTCCTTCTTATGGAATGATATTCTGATGGAATTTTTCTGTACAGAAGCTGAAGGAGAAGCAGTAGCTGCTACTAATTTCTTCTGCAATGCACTACGAGATTTGATAGTGAGCATAAACTTGAAAAGATCTCGGATTGTGACCAACTGGCTCTCACTAAGATCTCTATAATGCTGAACCATGCACTTGATTTGTCTGCTTTGCTCCCTGTCACTGAAATCTTGAATGATTTTGTCAAGTTTCTGGGAGCTGAGTATTTCAATTGCTCTATCATAATTTTCCTCTGAAACACCATAGCTTCCACGGCAGAACTTGTAACCCCAACGTCCAAACCATGTATGTCCATACGCGACTCCATGAAGCAAACGTAGATCCATACCGTGCTTCTTCGATGCATCCTCCACTGAGATTTTCCTGAAAAGCATGAAATGGTCATGAAGTCGCATCCTTAAATGTTTACTAGGCTAATTTGAAGCTAACACTTTTGAAGTTTTACCGAGCCTTAAGAATTTCACAAATACGATCCCAGAGATCCATGATTTCTCTGCCATAGAGATACTTAGAACCACCTTCAATTCCGTTGATGCAGAGTAGATGACCAAATCCATTACAGTGAATCAACCCATGTAAGAGATGGGAATGGATGTTTAATACATTATCCTCTAAAGGCTTATTCCAGTCTCGATCATTTGGTATTACCACATGATACTTCCTCTTGGAAACTAAATGGTTGCCCCAACCTTAAAGAAAACGAACAGCAGGAACAATAAATATCAGTTCCTTACTAGAAGAGCACGGCATTGGCCTCAAACTAagaataatttaatcaaattagagACACAGATGACGGGAAAATTTTGCAGACACTAGGAAATTCCAAAAGGAAAATCGAAACGTTGGTGGGATTGATTGGCATAAAGTTGGTTTCTCATGCTAACTACACTTGAACAATCAGAAAAGGTGAGGAATCAAGAGATTTATCTTTTCATGCATTGATCTATCAAAAGCAAATAACAAGTTATAAAACTCACCTTTTGCTCTCATGGAAAAGATTTCAGAAAAGCTagtctttttctattttatctaGCAGTTCCATTCTTGATTAAAACTTCTTGTTTACTACAAGTTTCAAGCTATCTTTAGATAAACAAAATTGCAAACTATCCAACTGAAAGATAAACAAGAAATCGAAAATTCAACAAGTAAAAACCCCAAAACCTGAATCATATAAAGAAACAAGAAAACCCCATTTAGGGAAGAAACATTAAAAACCTGAAAAAAGGGGCAAACCTGTACACCTGCAGTGATCACAGAAAGGGTTTAAAGAGTGGTTAACACCCTCTTCAATGGTGTAAAGAGGGACGACGCAGCTCTTGTCACGAACAAGAAGGGTGCACCAAAGGGGCATACCTTTGGCACAGTAATCTTCGGGCTCAGCACATTGTTTAAGGAAAATACGGATGTTATCTCGGAAGGGACCGGTGGGGTTTATTGGGCAACCAGGTTCTGCAAATGAATGTAACCCAAATAACTTTGGCCTTCTCTTTCTTTTCCTGCACGTCTCTAGGATTGGGATCGACATTGTTGAATGAAGCAATGCCTTTGGGGGGTCTTTCGTTTCTCCTCCTCCTTCTTCTGTAGAGTATGAGAAAGCTGAAGAAATCTTCTACTTGTACTTTTATGGGGTTTGCCAGTAACTGACTGAAGTTTGCAGTCAGTTCGTTAAGACTGGGGACTTTCCccgctcaaaatttgagtcgacTTCGttaagaaatgaaaacaaaagaagCCCATTTGTCTTATAATTTGGACTATACTGTTCAAGGTCTATCTAACAACTCAGGACCCAATAAAGAAAACCCTTTTCCCCCACATATTTtgccttttaaaataaaaaatattttttaattatttatattaaagattaattatatatatatatgtgtgtctgtgtgtatgtgtatgtgtatgtgtatgtgtatgtgtatgtgtatgacAACGCTTTTTTAGTATTGCTCTCCCTGGTGATGGAACTTCTTGGTACCCCACCAAAGGAACCCGCTATACCTGCCTGAAGCAAGTTTTAATTGTTTTCTTTTGCTTTAGAATCAATCTACAAGTTGTAAATCCATATTCCATTCCATATAGGGCTGCTCAATGCGGACAAACACCTAGCATCTCCCACAACACTGCAGGTTGTGCTTGCGTACCATGGAATTGTCAAATATTATATCAGGATGAAGATCAACATAAGTGAAACAGGACGGCAAAGTTTAAGACGAATAATGGTGTTCTAATGATTGCATCAGATGAGATAGGGGGTATTGGGGGGCAGCCGTTTCGGAATTTTGAAGAAATAACTCTAGAACCGAATGTGCATCCACTTGTGCAAGTCATTGCATTGTTCTTAACCCATTTTGCTCCCAAATGGTTGCAAATCCCTGTGAGAGCTCTATGCTGCATGTATTCTCCATGCATCCAAGACATTTTAGGCAAATATTAGTTGTATATATTGTTGCTGATATAGCGGAGACAGTTGAGCTTGCACGGCTATAATAAGTGCTTTGAGAATGACAAATCATCATCAAACTTGTTGCAAGAAGACCATTATGAAGGTTGATTCCTGTTTTGTAGGGGCATTTTATCACTCAATGAGCATGCATTTAGTACCAAACTgctgatttattttatttatttgtggaaAGGCAGTAGAAGTTTGATGTCTCAAACTAGTCATCATGCACCACTCCAATAGAAAGATATATCCCATGCAACTGAGGCAGAAAGCAAGCTGATAAAGTGTATTATTCAATTCTCAAGCGCCTAAAGGGCTACAATTTTGATGCTAAAAGCAGGAACAGATGATGTTTTATATTGACTTCGAGCCATGATGATGGGCCATCTTTCTCTGACTTTTATGCAAGGAAGTATAATTACCTTTCTTTGGGGCCTCCCACAACCTACAGCTAATGGGTATGGATTATGGGATAAtctgtataatttttatttctccATCAGTTCTAATGGAAAAGAATTAAGAAGATCCTAATAACTTTCAACATTGACAATGGACTGATGTGTAAGCATTAGTTTCATTCAGGGTCAATATCAGGCAAATTATTTGTGATGTTCAGTTTCTTATGTAGAGTTGACTCATCTGTCTTCTTTTTTTCACAGAATTGTACACTGGCCACAAAAATTCCAGGGATTCAATTAATAATATGCTGTAATCATTTTCCTGTATCAAAATAACACTCAATTTCATGCAGAAATTCAAAAGTTTACACCCAAAGGTACAAGGTTAAGAACAGAACAACCTCGAAAACAAGTAGGTATGGCAACCTTGAATGGTATCAAGTAGAGGAGCCGTTTGGCAAGCATCCTCAACCGAACGGTCCATCCATTTCTTGACCATAGATTCAGCAACAGAAGCAACCCGATGCTGCAACACCGCAGCACCCAAAGGTCCAACTAAATTCAACCTTGTAGCAGCTGAAATCACATCTCTCATAGTCATAAAAATATAAGCTCTTTGACTGGTTCCACTGTCCATCCCTAGAAGTCCACAGATGATCCCGAAGACAGGAGCATGGTGGAAAGACACAACGCCAGAACCAATACAAACATCTCTCATAGATTTAAGTGATGGAAGTTCCGTGAAAACAGAGGCAGCCACTCGCATGAGAGAAGACCCTTGTGAAACTGATGCCTTTCGACCGACTTCATTGCTTAAAGTTGCATCCAAGATTCTGTCAAGTTTCTGGCAGTTGTCTAAAGTAGGGTTCATAGTTGCGGAGTAAACAAAAGGGAGGAGTAAACTCCCAGTATTCTCTAACAAATGTATGACAAAATTTTGGAGATCATCAGGGCCTGAGACTAAACGTGCCTGAATTGCTGCCTCAAGACCAAAGGAATGAGCAAACCCACCTGTAGGAAGAATCGAATCAAGGAGTTGCCATTGGCTCCACTGCAAACCAGGGTCTATATTTATTTCTCTCTTCCTTCTTTTCTCTGTTTCAACCAAATCTTGATCCATTACAAAACACACCAATAATCCCCCTTCCAGGGAATCAATcttctgggaaattttttttttttttttttttttttttgagaaatggGCATGTATGGTGAAGATTGGTGAGgctggcaatggcatgtcatttggtaatttagtttattttttcctCTGCAATGCTCTTCATTGACCCAAATGAGTAAACAAGGCCCGTGCCTTTCCGCAAGATAAGCATCACATGTCACTATTTTTGGTTTGGGATGGTCCAGCAAAGATCAAACCCGAGCCCACTAACAGCTCTGATTACTTAAAAAGCAATCCAGTAAGCATTTTTCATATGATAAGCATCACTACACTGACAGTTAAAATACTGCTTTGCTCCCGCTAAAAGCAGTTTTTAGTATTTGTTTATTACTGTGAAGAACTGGAAAGGCAAGATAAGCTCGTGGCCATCAAGAACTTTGCCCACCTCTTTCATTCACACTCCCCCcccttttttcctttcttctttcttattctttttcctcttctctttaacaGTAATATCCCAAGCTTTGCAACTCTGTCCTCCAAGAAACTGGGGCCTTGTACTCACCATTGAGACTAAGATCAAGAAAAATGGTGAAGGAAACTGAGTACTATGATGTTCTAGGTGTTAGTCCATCAGCTTCCGTAGAAGAGATTAGAAAAGCTTATTACCTTAAGGTTTGGacttttgggattttttttttcttttgttggtaattggtttatatttttaatggttgaataatttatttctctTATATATCTCAATTCTCACCAGAATAAGCTTTAGTTTCTATGGCATGATCAAATAGGAAATTTCATTTGTTTATACTTAATTATCTACTGTTGTACTTTCTTATGTATTTATGGAATCTTGATCCTCTTTGATGATCATGCATATTCTGTtctctttttctcctttcttcattTTCCTTTTGTCTTTTCAATATATTTTGAAGCTAGATTTTGATGGACTAATAGAACATGTGCCATATGGGAGAGGTAGAGATTGTTAAGGGAGGATTGAATGTTGAAAGGtgaatgaaattttgattgtTAGATGATGACTGGACCAGAGAGGTTTAAGTAAACTGCTTCATGCCTTTTTAACATAAACACAAACTTTTCATTAACTATATAGTAGTCAAGAATTTTATAAATAGATGCTATGCCCGGTACAGGCAAGGCAAGTTCATCCGGACAAAAATCCCAATGACCCTCATGCTGCTGAGAGATTTCAGGTATGTATACTAATTTTGTTGCTGATTTGGTTTCTTTTCCACCGAAGTTATTTTATCCTACATGTCCAGCTAGTTAATGAAAGGGATAATTAATGTATTGACAATCTTCATTTTTCCAGGTACTAGGTGAAGCTTATCAAATTCTGAGTGATCCTGTTCAAAGAGATGCTTATGACAGAAATGGAAAATACAGCATATCTAGGTACGACATTCACATTCAGTGTTGATCATACACGTTTAGGATGACATGGTATGCAAATTGATAGTTGGTTTTAAGCTCCAGATGCTTAATTACAAAGCTCTTAGATAGCTTTATTTTGTATTCCTTTCTTAGAAAGCCAGTGTTATCTACTAAAGATCAGTCAACCAATTAAATCCTGGACACCAGAAAATGCTTAATCTATGACTaagtttactattttaaccttgtaactattttaaattttgcaatattttgtTGAGCATCCAAACAAATTCTATTCTTTCTAAAGAAAGTCCAAGTCTCCTAATTATTTGAGGACACCATTTTGGTTCTCAGGGACACCATGCTTGATCCAACAGCAGTCTTTGCTCTTCTCTTTGGAAGTGAATTATTTGAGGACTACATAGGACATGCTGCTGCTGCATCAATGGCTTCTTCAGAACTAGCCAATGAAACAGACAATCCTGAAAAACTGAACGATAAGTTGAAGGCAAGTGTGCTCCCATGTTAAACTAATGCCTGAACTTTTCATTCTGTAGAAGTGAAAGGTCAATTCTTATCATACATCAAATCAGATGAATGTGTGGCAACTGCAACATGAATTTTCATCATTCGCCAAATAGTGGTAGCCCTAGTCTGTAATAATGGTAGTACTTAGCTATTAAATAATGGCCTTTATTCTAAGTTAGGGACTTACCTGATATT encodes:
- the LOC107951993 gene encoding urease accessory protein F; amino-acid sequence: MPLPASPIFTIHAHFSKKKKKKKKISQKIDSLEGGLLVCFVMDQDLVETEKRRKREINIDPGLQWSQWQLLDSILPTGGFAHSFGLEAAIQARLVSGPDDLQNFVIHLLENTGSLLLPFVYSATMNPTLDNCQKLDRILDATLSNEVGRKASVSQGSSLMRVAASVFTELPSLKSMRDVCIGSGVVSFHHAPVFGIICGLLGMDSGTSQRAYIFMTMRDVISAATRLNLVGPLGAAVLQHRVASVAESMVKKWMDRSVEDACQTAPLLDTIQGCHTYLFSRLFCS